The candidate division KSB1 bacterium genome contains a region encoding:
- a CDS encoding VOC family protein → MDHVNIAVENLVAAKNHYSDILGFSIKPGRLHKNGLLNAFTKFKDGTLLELTTSSREDDPLSSWYFNFIKKNATGAGAFVAVRIDNEGELKALKNRLSSNGSEYDYVDSSYAKLLSFKEDNLLHPIFFIHYLNPVIDKPIHLNHPNAAQRLIAVWFSDQLAAALKHDLDFKVSTMKIALPFLQTKGTVIQLNNSQIYLLPTQSTNRILGVTLLVEDLDVAKTFIEQKTGTIFEVYKTERGESFAISPELTFGIWIEFLEINK, encoded by the coding sequence TTGGATCACGTCAACATTGCTGTGGAAAACTTAGTAGCAGCAAAAAATCACTATTCCGATATTCTGGGATTCTCCATTAAACCCGGCCGGCTGCATAAAAATGGACTTCTAAATGCTTTTACCAAGTTCAAAGACGGTACCTTGTTGGAGCTTACCACTTCCTCGAGAGAAGATGACCCGCTCTCATCCTGGTATTTTAACTTCATTAAGAAAAATGCGACCGGCGCTGGGGCTTTCGTCGCCGTAAGAATTGACAATGAAGGTGAATTGAAAGCTCTTAAGAATAGATTAAGTAGCAACGGCAGTGAATATGACTATGTGGATTCAAGCTACGCTAAATTACTTTCTTTTAAAGAAGACAATTTACTCCATCCAATATTTTTTATCCACTACTTAAACCCGGTCATCGATAAACCCATTCACCTGAATCATCCAAATGCGGCGCAACGTTTGATTGCGGTCTGGTTCAGTGATCAATTAGCTGCCGCTCTAAAACATGATCTCGATTTTAAAGTATCAACTATGAAAATTGCGCTTCCTTTTCTACAGACCAAAGGTACCGTTATCCAGCTCAATAACAGCCAGATTTATCTTTTACCAACCCAATCGACAAATCGAATTTTAGGGGTCACTCTTTTGGTTGAAGACCTCGATGTTGCAAAAACCTTTATTGAGCAAAAGACAGGGACAATTTTCGAAGTTTACAAAACTGAGCGAGGAGAAAGTTTTGCCATTTCGCCGGAGTTAACTTTTGGAATCTGGATCGAATTTTTAGAAATTAATAAATGA
- a CDS encoding TonB-dependent receptor, producing the protein MRTIACFVILLIFVFALSAQENSSPKHDSTATNEPKYFLSEIIVTAPRSSLPLYQVPNSIQVLDREDIQRGEIGLSLEESLRSVPGVLVNNRNNLSQGDRISIRGIGSRASFGVRGIKLVVDEIPLTLSDGQSQLNNLDLGSTGQIEVWRGPSSSLYGNASGGLINIKTELPTEPGLVFQPKVIVGSHGLQKWQGKISGTIGRNVFLINTTRLKTQGFREHSAAKSISINGLSKHTLFNSSELNMIFNFVDSPYLLNPSSLAKSDAKTSPEMARFFVRSQGAGKKVRQVQAGVTLSHKNSRTTIYGLSRSLFNPIPGRIIELERKAGGIRSVFEKYFRREDWSVRWLVGSDVEIQKDERVEFENLGLLPEQVDVLETENIFSQIQRGDKQLNQGEKVWGLGAFSEFELNHKTWALTVGARYDRFRFEAEDYFLQDGSNDSGKRVLRKLSPKIGINYRPKPNLSVYGNLSTGFQTPTTSELSNRADGQGGFNPSLQPEKMKSYEVGLKNVWLDKNIYFETTIYRLEIRDMLIPFQVPASTTEEIFFRNAGRARNHGLEINFNWLPINNFKTSVAYTLMNFKFQDYVFEFSDGAQTTLIQLSGNKVPGVPSQHLFLNFIYHHPAGVYSELNFQWQDHIFANDFNGPMPGSTKPADEFINDSYFLADLRMGLKRKLGPLNLELFLGVNNLFDERYNGSIVPNAFGDRFFEPAPGRNFYNGLAVSVASFK; encoded by the coding sequence ATGCGAACCATCGCGTGCTTTGTTATTTTGTTAATTTTTGTATTCGCCTTGTCAGCTCAAGAAAATTCATCTCCCAAACATGATTCGACAGCTACAAACGAGCCGAAATACTTTCTTAGTGAAATAATCGTAACAGCTCCGCGCAGTTCTTTGCCGCTTTACCAAGTGCCAAATTCAATACAGGTTCTCGACAGAGAAGATATTCAACGCGGTGAAATCGGACTTTCTCTCGAAGAAAGTTTACGATCGGTGCCGGGTGTCCTAGTCAACAATCGAAACAATTTGTCCCAAGGTGACCGAATTAGTATTCGCGGAATCGGCAGCCGGGCCTCATTTGGAGTTCGCGGCATCAAACTCGTAGTGGATGAGATCCCGCTCACTCTGTCGGACGGCCAATCTCAACTCAATAATCTTGATCTTGGATCAACCGGGCAGATTGAAGTTTGGCGTGGGCCGAGTTCGTCTCTTTATGGAAATGCTTCGGGAGGCCTTATTAATATTAAAACAGAACTTCCGACCGAACCGGGCTTGGTGTTCCAACCAAAGGTGATAGTTGGCAGCCACGGTTTGCAAAAGTGGCAAGGGAAAATCTCCGGAACAATTGGCCGGAATGTTTTTCTGATCAACACAACCAGATTAAAAACCCAAGGATTTCGAGAACATTCCGCTGCAAAATCCATATCAATTAATGGACTCTCGAAACACACTCTTTTCAATTCATCTGAACTTAATATGATTTTTAATTTCGTTGACTCACCTTATTTGTTGAACCCGAGTAGTTTAGCCAAATCGGACGCCAAGACTTCACCGGAGATGGCAAGATTTTTCGTCAGATCACAAGGCGCTGGAAAAAAGGTCCGGCAAGTGCAGGCCGGGGTTACGCTCTCTCACAAAAATTCAAGAACCACAATTTACGGGTTATCCCGTTCTTTATTTAACCCTATTCCCGGCCGCATCATTGAGCTCGAAAGAAAGGCCGGGGGAATTCGCAGCGTTTTCGAAAAATATTTTCGCAGGGAGGACTGGTCTGTGCGCTGGCTGGTCGGCAGCGATGTTGAAATTCAGAAAGATGAAAGAGTGGAGTTTGAAAATTTGGGGTTACTACCGGAGCAGGTTGATGTATTGGAAACAGAAAATATATTTAGTCAAATTCAACGCGGTGATAAACAGCTGAATCAGGGTGAAAAGGTTTGGGGTCTCGGCGCTTTTTCTGAATTTGAATTAAATCACAAAACGTGGGCATTAACAGTTGGCGCCCGTTATGATCGTTTTCGCTTCGAAGCAGAAGACTACTTTTTACAAGATGGATCGAATGATTCGGGCAAAAGAGTGCTACGAAAACTGAGTCCCAAAATAGGCATCAATTATCGTCCAAAACCCAACCTTTCTGTTTATGGTAATCTTTCGACCGGATTCCAGACGCCAACGACCTCAGAGTTGAGCAATCGGGCAGATGGTCAGGGAGGATTTAACCCGTCACTTCAGCCGGAGAAAATGAAAAGTTACGAAGTCGGATTGAAAAATGTTTGGCTGGATAAAAATATTTATTTTGAAACCACCATTTATAGGCTGGAGATTCGGGATATGCTCATTCCGTTTCAAGTACCTGCTTCGACGACTGAGGAAATTTTCTTTCGTAATGCCGGGAGAGCACGGAACCATGGACTTGAAATTAATTTTAATTGGCTGCCAATAAACAACTTTAAGACGTCTGTAGCGTACACCTTGATGAACTTCAAATTCCAGGATTACGTGTTCGAGTTTTCTGACGGCGCTCAAACGACCTTGATCCAATTGAGTGGTAACAAAGTGCCGGGAGTTCCTTCCCAACATTTGTTTTTAAATTTTATTTACCATCATCCTGCCGGTGTTTATTCCGAGTTAAATTTTCAGTGGCAGGATCATATTTTTGCTAACGATTTCAACGGACCCATGCCCGGTTCCACGAAACCTGCTGACGAATTTATTAATGATTCCTACTTTCTTGCAGACTTAAGAATGGGTCTAAAGAGAAAGCTGGGTCCCTTAAACCTGGAATTATTTCTTGGAGTCAACAATCTGTTTGATGAGCGCTATAACGGTTCAATAGTGCCAAATGCATTCGGAGATCGTTTCTTTGAACCTGCTCCCGGGCGGAATTTTTACAATGGCTTGGCAGTTTCGGTCGCAAGCTTTAAGTAA
- a CDS encoding ankyrin repeat domain-containing protein — protein MALETVEEFVRVAHGNLDRVKEMLEKQPALINATWDWGGGDWETGLGGASHMGRRDIALYLLGHNARMDVFAAAMLGKLEIVKAAVAAFPGIPKVPGPHGIPLIVHAKKGGEEAAAVLEFLERLAQS, from the coding sequence TTGGCGCTTGAAACGGTTGAAGAGTTTGTCCGCGTCGCGCACGGAAACCTCGACCGGGTAAAAGAGATGCTCGAAAAACAGCCCGCGCTTATTAACGCCACATGGGATTGGGGTGGCGGCGATTGGGAAACGGGTCTGGGTGGCGCATCACACATGGGCAGGAGAGATATCGCTTTATATCTTCTGGGCCACAACGCCCGCATGGACGTTTTTGCCGCTGCCATGTTGGGCAAATTGGAAATTGTTAAGGCGGCGGTTGCGGCGTTCCCGGGCATTCCGAAAGTGCCCGGCCCGCACGGCATCCCCCTTATCGTACACGCTAAAAAAGGTGGAGAAGAGGCGGCGGCAGTGCTTGAGTTTTTGGAGCGGTTAGCACAATCCTAA